A genomic segment from Actinoplanes sichuanensis encodes:
- a CDS encoding DUF3068 domain-containing protein: MKSRVIGTVLFGFGVLALVFAGGLAFVVAPTAAQLPYDMELTQSVAEAPNARFMQITNGQVVVNSGNLRSTVTVQPDAGSTAKLSGGLDGTALVWVAGQQVQRTDTSELVSAYSTSLAVDRKTGAAQDWSGQWLDTGGEREPVKYAGQVYKFPFGTEKKTYQIFDRDILAAKDAVFVKTEEIQGLETYQFQQTLTDETQNVPADRLSVILGALLPGATSGSVKYSNVRTVWVEPKTGAYIKVQEQQKKQLVSTDGRSVDILDANFAYTDETVKKSADTAKSNVSKLNLVGVWGPIGLAALGLLLAIIGGILVARGGKAAPVAVPGQWAGTPRHAAKEEDDEAETTQVTSDKA; this comes from the coding sequence ATGAAGTCCCGCGTCATCGGCACCGTGCTGTTCGGTTTCGGCGTCTTGGCGCTGGTGTTCGCCGGCGGCCTTGCCTTCGTCGTGGCACCGACAGCCGCTCAGCTCCCGTACGACATGGAGCTGACCCAGTCGGTGGCCGAGGCGCCGAACGCCCGTTTCATGCAGATCACCAACGGCCAGGTAGTGGTCAACTCCGGCAACCTGCGCTCGACGGTCACCGTTCAGCCCGACGCCGGTTCGACCGCGAAGCTCAGCGGCGGCCTGGACGGCACCGCCCTCGTCTGGGTGGCCGGCCAGCAGGTCCAGCGCACCGACACGTCCGAGCTGGTCAGCGCGTACAGCACGTCGCTCGCGGTGGACCGCAAGACGGGTGCCGCGCAGGACTGGAGCGGCCAGTGGCTGGACACCGGCGGCGAGCGTGAGCCGGTCAAGTACGCCGGCCAGGTCTACAAGTTCCCGTTCGGTACCGAGAAGAAGACCTACCAGATCTTCGACCGGGACATCCTCGCCGCCAAGGACGCGGTCTTCGTGAAGACCGAGGAGATCCAGGGCCTGGAGACCTACCAGTTCCAGCAGACCCTCACCGATGAGACCCAGAACGTCCCGGCCGACCGGCTCTCGGTGATCCTCGGCGCGCTGCTGCCCGGCGCGACCAGCGGCTCGGTCAAGTACAGCAACGTCCGTACCGTCTGGGTCGAGCCGAAGACCGGCGCCTACATCAAGGTGCAGGAACAGCAGAAGAAGCAGCTCGTCTCCACCGACGGCCGCTCGGTCGACATCCTCGACGCCAACTTCGCCTACACCGACGAGACCGTCAAGAAGTCGGCTGACACGGCCAAGTCGAACGTCAGCAAGCTGAACCTGGTCGGCGTCTGGGGCCCGATCGGCCTCGCCGCGCTCGGCCTGCTGCTGGCGATCATCGGCGGCATCCTGGTCGCCCGTGGTGGCAAGGCGGCTCCGGTCGCGGTTCCGGGCCAGTGGGCCGGCACCCCGCGGCACGCCGCCAAGGAAGAGGACGACGAGGCGGAGACCACCCAGGTCACCTCGGACAAGGCCTGA